From a single Oreochromis niloticus isolate F11D_XX linkage group LG3, O_niloticus_UMD_NMBU, whole genome shotgun sequence genomic region:
- the LOC109199424 gene encoding coxsackievirus and adenovirus receptor homolog isoform X1 yields MCRRTSFLFFSTLLFVDLFVFVSAENKNITADVGQDITLTCRAPNNNNIIVLEWSRADLGEKYVLLFRDERFYPEQQHPSFKNRVDLQDRQMKDGDVSLILKDVASNDTGTYECRVVQRGTKRRKRAVLRNVDPISIVTLKVVDPPGQTGGHTEDGGKEDGSVGLIVGLSVSAVFSVAAVVGFLIYRKHKQQQSQDSYQPPVEFQPV; encoded by the exons ATGTGTCGCCGaacatcttttttgtttttctccacttTGCTGTTTGTCGATCTCTTcgtgtttgtctctgcag agaacaaaaacatcacagctgatgTTGGACAGGACATCACtttgacatgtcgagctccaaacaacaataACATTATTGTTctagagtggagcagagctgacctgggagaGAAATATGTGCTTCTGTTCCGGGATGAGCGTTTCTATCCAGAAcaacagcatccatcttttaagaaccgggtggatctgcaggacagacagatgaaggatggagacgtgtctctgattctgaaggatgtggcGAGTAATGACAcgggaacatacgagtgtcgtgtcGTCCAGAGAGGAACTAAACGCAGGAAGAGAGCTGTTTTGAGAAATGTTGACCCCATCAGCATCGTCACCCTGAAagttgttgatcctccag gtcagacaggaggacacacagaggatggagggaaggaggatggatctgttggactgatcgttggtctgagtgtttctgctgtgttttctgttgctgctgttgttggttttttgatctacagaaaacataaacaacaacagaGTCAGGATTCATACCAGCCTCCTGTTGAATTTCAGCCTGTTTGA
- the LOC109199424 gene encoding uncharacterized protein LOC109199424 isoform X2 gives MEVTENKNITADVGQDITLTCRAPNNNNIIVLEWSRADLGEKYVLLFRDERFYPEQQHPSFKNRVDLQDRQMKDGDVSLILKDVASNDTGTYECRVVQRGTKRRKRAVLRNVDPISIVTLKVVDPPGQTGGHTEDGGKEDGSVGLIVGLSVSAVFSVAAVVGFLIYRKHKQQQSQDSYQPPVEFQPV, from the exons atggaagtgaCAG agaacaaaaacatcacagctgatgTTGGACAGGACATCACtttgacatgtcgagctccaaacaacaataACATTATTGTTctagagtggagcagagctgacctgggagaGAAATATGTGCTTCTGTTCCGGGATGAGCGTTTCTATCCAGAAcaacagcatccatcttttaagaaccgggtggatctgcaggacagacagatgaaggatggagacgtgtctctgattctgaaggatgtggcGAGTAATGACAcgggaacatacgagtgtcgtgtcGTCCAGAGAGGAACTAAACGCAGGAAGAGAGCTGTTTTGAGAAATGTTGACCCCATCAGCATCGTCACCCTGAAagttgttgatcctccag gtcagacaggaggacacacagaggatggagggaaggaggatggatctgttggactgatcgttggtctgagtgtttctgctgtgttttctgttgctgctgttgttggttttttgatctacagaaaacataaacaacaacagaGTCAGGATTCATACCAGCCTCCTGTTGAATTTCAGCCTGTTTGA
- the LOC109199417 gene encoding programmed cell death 1 ligand 1 isoform X3 — MEVTENKTMTAEPGQNITLTCRAPNNNNIVVLEWSRADLVEKYVLLLRDELFDLENQHPSFRNRVELQDRQMKDGDVSLILKDVTINDTGTYECRVVQRGTKHRKRAVLKNDPISIVTLKVDPPGQTGGDTEDGGKNGSVGLKVDLSVPAVLLVAAVVGFLIYRKHKQQQSQDSYQPPVELQPV, encoded by the exons atggaagtgaCAG agaaCAAAACCATGACAGCTGAACCTGGACAGAACATCACtttgacatgtcgagctccaaacaacaacaacattgttGTTctagagtggagcagagctgacctggtaGAGAAATATGTGCTTTTGTTACGGGATGAGCTGTTTGATCTAGaaaaccagcatccatcttttaggAACCGGGTGGagctgcaggacagacagatgaaggatggagacgtgtctttgattctgaaggatgtgacgattaatgatactggaacatacgagtgtcgtgtTGTCCAGAGAGGAACTAAACACAGGAAGAGAGCTGTTTTGAAAAATGACCCCATCAGCATCGTCACCTTGAaagttgatcctccag gtcagacaggaggagacacagaggatggagggaagaatggatctgttggactgaaAGTCGATCTGTCAGTTCCTGCTGTGcttcttgttgctgctgttgttggttttttgatctacagaaaacataaacaacagcagAGTCAGGATTCATACCAGCCTCCTGTTGAACTTCAGCCTGTTTGA
- the LOC109199417 gene encoding programmed cell death 1 ligand 1 isoform X1, giving the protein MSRRTSFLFFSTLLFVDLFVFVSAENKTMTAEPGQNITLTCRAPNNNNIVVLEWSRADLVEKYVLLLRDELFDLENQHPSFRNRVELQDRQMKDGDVSLILKDVTINDTGTYECRVVQRGTKHRKRAVLKNDPISIVTLKVDPPGQTGGDTEDGGKNGSVGLKVDLSVPAVLLVAAVVGFLIYRKHKQQQSQDSYQPPVELQPV; this is encoded by the exons ATGTCTCGCCGaacatcttttttgtttttctccacttTGCTGTTTGTCGATCTCTTcgtgtttgtctctgcag agaaCAAAACCATGACAGCTGAACCTGGACAGAACATCACtttgacatgtcgagctccaaacaacaacaacattgttGTTctagagtggagcagagctgacctggtaGAGAAATATGTGCTTTTGTTACGGGATGAGCTGTTTGATCTAGaaaaccagcatccatcttttaggAACCGGGTGGagctgcaggacagacagatgaaggatggagacgtgtctttgattctgaaggatgtgacgattaatgatactggaacatacgagtgtcgtgtTGTCCAGAGAGGAACTAAACACAGGAAGAGAGCTGTTTTGAAAAATGACCCCATCAGCATCGTCACCTTGAaagttgatcctccag gtcagacaggaggagacacagaggatggagggaagaatggatctgttggactgaaAGTCGATCTGTCAGTTCCTGCTGTGcttcttgttgctgctgttgttggttttttgatctacagaaaacataaacaacagcagAGTCAGGATTCATACCAGCCTCCTGTTGAACTTCAGCCTGTTTGA